A section of the Pseudanabaena mucicola str. Chao 1806 genome encodes:
- a CDS encoding histidine phosphatase family protein, protein MSTRVVIVRHGESNFNILSKIQGRGNYDRPELQSVLTDKGKHQAKLAGKALANLGIDIAYASPLVRAQHTAQIILSENFQPPVLNTTEGLLEIDLSEWESMIASDVKAQFPEKYHFWQNEPEKFQLGNRYPILDLFEQAKGLWAEILPKHQDKTILLVGHSGINRALICSAIGIPVSFYHNIHQANCAISVLNFQSTSISDGVQLESLNLVSHLQELTESPLPPFKKNHNGPRLLLVRHGETEWNRQKRFQGQIDVPLNNNGHAQARRASEFLAKVKIDKAFSSPMLRPKDTTLEILSKHPHIKLELFDELKEISHGLWEGKFEHEIEAEFAGQLALWQSQPETVQMPEGENLQQVWERVEVIWQKIVEAVPAGETALVVAHDAVNKAILCLLFGFTPEQFWIFKQGNGGVSVIDYPQGAQDKPVLQSCNITTHLSEGILDRTAAGAL, encoded by the coding sequence CTGAGTACGCGAGTAGTTATCGTCCGTCACGGCGAAAGTAATTTTAATATCCTGAGTAAAATTCAAGGACGGGGCAATTATGATCGCCCAGAATTGCAGTCTGTATTAACTGATAAAGGTAAACATCAAGCCAAGCTTGCAGGAAAAGCGTTAGCAAACTTAGGTATCGATATCGCCTATGCTAGTCCTCTAGTTCGCGCTCAGCATACTGCTCAGATCATTTTGTCCGAAAATTTTCAACCGCCAGTGTTAAATACCACTGAAGGTTTACTTGAAATTGATCTCTCCGAGTGGGAGTCAATGATTGCCAGTGATGTCAAAGCGCAATTTCCTGAAAAATATCATTTTTGGCAAAATGAACCAGAAAAATTTCAACTAGGCAATCGCTATCCTATTCTTGATCTGTTTGAGCAAGCTAAGGGCTTGTGGGCAGAAATCCTACCTAAGCATCAAGATAAAACCATTTTGCTCGTGGGGCACAGTGGCATTAATCGAGCGCTAATTTGCTCTGCGATCGGCATTCCCGTTAGTTTTTACCACAATATCCATCAGGCTAATTGCGCGATTAGCGTCCTCAATTTCCAAAGCACAAGCATTAGTGATGGTGTCCAGTTAGAGTCACTAAACCTTGTCAGCCATCTCCAAGAGCTAACAGAGTCACCATTGCCACCCTTCAAGAAAAATCACAATGGTCCCCGTCTATTGCTAGTGCGTCACGGCGAAACTGAGTGGAATCGCCAAAAACGATTCCAAGGACAAATTGATGTCCCCCTCAATAATAATGGTCACGCTCAGGCAAGACGTGCTAGCGAGTTTCTCGCCAAAGTCAAAATCGACAAGGCTTTCAGCAGTCCTATGCTCCGTCCCAAGGATACAACGCTAGAAATTTTGAGCAAACATCCTCATATCAAACTTGAGCTATTCGATGAACTCAAGGAAATTTCTCATGGTCTTTGGGAAGGAAAATTTGAGCATGAAATCGAGGCTGAATTTGCAGGTCAATTAGCGCTTTGGCAGTCACAGCCAGAAACTGTACAAATGCCTGAAGGTGAGAATTTACAGCAGGTATGGGAGCGCGTCGAAGTAATTTGGCAAAAAATTGTAGAGGCAGTGCCCGCAGGCGAAACGGCTCTAGTTGTCGCCCATGATGCGGTGAATAAGGCAATTCTTTGTTTATTATTTGGCTTTACCCCAGAGCAATTTTGGATCTTTAAGCAAGGTAATGGCGGTGTGAGTGTCATTGACTATCCTCAAGGCGCACAGGATAAACCAGTTTTACAGTCTTGCAATATCACCACCCACCTCTCTGAAGGCATTCTTGATCGCACTGCCGCAGGAGCTTTGTAA
- the psbZ gene encoding photosystem II reaction center protein PsbZ, which yields MTILFQLLLAAFVLFSFVLVIGVPVAYASPSSWNQTKPLLFLGSLIWVAFVIVIGILNSFVA from the coding sequence ATGACTATTTTATTTCAGCTTTTATTAGCTGCATTTGTGCTGTTTTCCTTCGTTTTGGTGATTGGCGTACCCGTCGCATACGCATCCCCCAGCTCTTGGAACCAAACCAAGCCCCTATTGTTTCTTGGCTCTCTAATTTGGGTAGCTTTTGTCATCGTTATCGGCATCTTAAATTCTTTTGTAGCTTAA
- the ribH gene encoding 6,7-dimethyl-8-ribityllumazine synthase encodes MAVFEGSFTNTDSLRFAIVVARFNDLIVGKLLQGCQDSLLRHGVDVSENGSQVDYAWVPGSLEISMVAKELALSGRYDAIICLGAVIRGDTPHFDYVSNEVSKGVAAASFQTGVPIIFGVLTTDTMQQALERAGIKSNKGWEFGMGAIEMANLMRQIRPKSA; translated from the coding sequence ATGGCTGTTTTTGAAGGTAGCTTTACCAATACTGATAGTTTGCGTTTTGCGATCGTGGTTGCGAGGTTTAATGACCTGATCGTTGGTAAGCTCCTCCAGGGATGTCAAGACTCACTATTACGTCATGGCGTTGATGTCTCCGAAAATGGAAGTCAAGTTGACTACGCATGGGTTCCAGGAAGTCTGGAAATATCAATGGTCGCAAAGGAATTAGCCCTTTCGGGTCGTTATGATGCGATTATTTGCCTAGGTGCGGTTATTCGTGGCGATACACCACATTTTGACTATGTATCCAATGAAGTTTCTAAGGGCGTTGCGGCGGCTTCTTTTCAAACAGGTGTGCCAATTATTTTCGGGGTATTGACTACTGACACAATGCAGCAAGCTCTCGAACGCGCTGGTATCAAGAGCAATAAGGGTTGGGAGTTTGGCATGGGTGCGATCGAAATGGCTAACCTCATGCGCCAGATTCGCCCTAAATCCGCATAA
- a CDS encoding RrF2 family transcriptional regulator, which yields MKLTRKGHYSVKAMLDLVVWAKRKPASVREISDRQSIPAPYLEKILIALRQADLVESVRGVQGGYRLSRSPKDISLGEILSAVGEDTYPLPRLKPQEKLASDWVTFALWQRLDRKIKDALYEICLEDLYYDARSWQASQGQSAGFIV from the coding sequence ATGAAACTAACTAGAAAAGGACATTACAGCGTGAAAGCGATGCTCGATCTGGTGGTTTGGGCCAAGCGTAAGCCTGCCTCTGTCAGAGAAATTAGCGATCGCCAATCAATACCTGCTCCATATTTAGAAAAAATTTTAATAGCACTGCGTCAGGCAGATTTAGTTGAATCAGTGCGGGGTGTACAGGGGGGATATCGATTGAGTCGATCGCCCAAAGATATCTCTCTTGGTGAAATATTATCCGCCGTCGGTGAAGATACCTATCCATTACCGAGATTAAAACCACAGGAAAAACTAGCTTCTGATTGGGTCACATTTGCGCTTTGGCAAAGACTTGATCGCAAGATTAAGGATGCTCTTTATGAAATTTGTCTAGAAGATTTATATTACGATGCTCGCAGTTGGCAAGCCTCCCAGGGGCAAAGTGCTGGATTTATAGTTTAG
- a CDS encoding sigma-70 family RNA polymerase sigma factor: protein MSYSLSWSTSIGGYTPSNSVSVDKLPIFELVQLCQQEAQPKRSAFAELMRRNQSYVDQVLYKLAPDWSDRADLAQEVWLRVYRNIKRLQEPEKFRGWLSRIATNLFYDELRKRKRVGNSVSLDAPFMSSDGDEMSWDLPSSAPSPIDNMSTQEFYEQLRKAIEDLPSSFRETIVLREIQGLSYEEISELTGVSLGTVKSRIARARLKLQAQLQPYLSSM, encoded by the coding sequence ATGAGTTACAGCCTATCTTGGTCAACCAGCATCGGAGGGTATACACCCTCCAACTCCGTGTCCGTTGATAAGCTACCCATCTTTGAATTGGTACAACTGTGCCAGCAAGAAGCGCAACCCAAGAGGTCTGCGTTTGCCGAGCTGATGCGCCGTAATCAATCCTATGTCGATCAAGTTTTGTACAAGCTTGCTCCTGACTGGTCAGATCGTGCCGACCTCGCCCAAGAGGTTTGGTTGCGTGTCTATCGCAATATCAAGCGTTTGCAAGAACCTGAAAAATTTCGTGGTTGGCTTAGTCGTATTGCCACCAACTTGTTCTATGACGAGTTGCGTAAACGCAAAAGGGTAGGAAACTCCGTTTCCCTTGATGCTCCATTTATGTCTAGTGATGGTGATGAAATGTCTTGGGACTTGCCTAGCTCAGCCCCTAGTCCCATCGATAATATGTCTACACAGGAGTTTTATGAGCAACTCCGTAAAGCTATTGAAGATTTGCCTTCCAGTTTTCGTGAAACTATTGTGCTACGAGAAATTCAAGGTTTATCCTATGAAGAGATTTCTGAACTAACAGGTGTATCGCTTGGTACAGTAAAATCACGTATAGCAAGAGCAAGATTGAAGCTCCAAGCGCAACTACAACCCTATTTATCTAGTATGTAA
- a CDS encoding anti-sigma factor family protein, which yields MITPNERFELLSAYIDGELTEAEEQLVEQWLSDDVDFRRIYLQQMKLRQSLIDLPVPVATNSSAKKETEIMIDRVFAEIDKRSQRRKWKIAGIGISVAAVVGVFGSLFTLSSSPQFSPVANSVKSPAPVVEEPVLIAMEEPLVPLPKSMNKK from the coding sequence ATGATTACCCCAAATGAGCGCTTTGAGTTACTCAGTGCTTATATAGATGGTGAATTAACTGAGGCTGAAGAGCAACTCGTTGAGCAATGGCTATCTGACGATGTTGATTTTCGTCGCATCTATCTGCAACAAATGAAACTGAGACAATCGCTAATTGATTTGCCAGTACCAGTAGCTACCAATTCCTCTGCAAAAAAAGAAACTGAGATCATGATTGATCGTGTCTTTGCAGAAATTGACAAGCGATCGCAGCGCCGTAAATGGAAAATTGCAGGTATTGGTATATCTGTGGCGGCGGTGGTTGGTGTATTTGGATCACTATTTACCTTAAGTTCATCGCCCCAATTTAGCCCAGTTGCTAATAGCGTTAAATCACCTGCTCCAGTAGTCGAGGAACCAGTACTCATTGCTATGGAAGAACCACTAGTACCATTGCCAAAGTCAATGAATAAAAAGTAA
- a CDS encoding HhoA/HhoB/HtrA family serine endopeptidase, giving the protein MRDSNKKSRYKQPLIYASMLLLGVILGAWAVVSGVRSPNMTVVTPLPQVASVSPAIAQDSDKAKSIAVPRNYVVDAVNRTGPAVVRINASRTVTNNQQIPDVFLEDPMFRQFFGDQLQRMPRERVERGTGSGFIINKEGDIITNAHVVSGADKVTVILKDGRQIEGKVIGSDELTDVAVVQVKADNLPTVSLGSSASLQPGDWAIAIGNPLGLDNTVTAGIVSAIGRKSGQIGVDKRVSFIQTDAAINPGNSGGPLLNQNGEVIGVNTAIIQGAQGLGFAIPIETAQRISKQLIQNGKVSRAYLGIQMVTVNPNVKKQVNQDANLGIQISEDTGVLITRVVEDSPAARAGAKRGDVIVKFDNQEIITADQVTQLVEDRAVGDKIRMEVKRNGQTISLNVEAAQFPQKFPN; this is encoded by the coding sequence ATGAGAGACTCAAATAAAAAATCTCGTTACAAGCAACCCTTGATCTATGCTTCGATGCTACTGCTAGGCGTAATTTTAGGTGCATGGGCAGTTGTTTCTGGAGTGCGATCGCCAAATATGACAGTTGTTACCCCTTTGCCTCAAGTTGCCTCAGTATCCCCTGCAATCGCCCAAGATAGCGATAAAGCGAAATCTATTGCCGTCCCCCGCAATTACGTTGTTGATGCTGTAAATCGCACTGGTCCTGCTGTGGTCAGAATTAACGCTTCACGCACCGTTACCAACAATCAACAAATCCCCGATGTTTTCCTAGAAGATCCGATGTTTCGTCAGTTCTTTGGCGATCAGTTGCAACGGATGCCAAGGGAACGAGTTGAGCGCGGCACTGGTTCAGGTTTTATCATCAACAAGGAAGGCGACATTATCACCAATGCTCACGTTGTGAGTGGGGCTGATAAAGTGACCGTTATCCTGAAGGATGGTCGCCAAATAGAAGGTAAGGTAATTGGTAGCGATGAACTTACGGATGTGGCGGTTGTCCAAGTTAAAGCTGATAACCTACCAACAGTTAGTCTTGGCAGTTCTGCGAGTTTGCAACCTGGAGATTGGGCGATCGCGATCGGTAATCCTCTTGGTCTCGACAACACGGTAACTGCAGGCATCGTCAGTGCGATCGGTCGTAAGAGTGGGCAAATAGGTGTAGACAAACGTGTGAGCTTCATTCAAACCGATGCAGCAATTAACCCTGGTAACTCAGGTGGTCCTTTGCTCAATCAAAATGGTGAAGTCATCGGCGTAAATACCGCCATCATTCAAGGCGCACAGGGTTTAGGTTTTGCTATTCCCATCGAAACTGCCCAAAGAATCTCCAAGCAACTCATCCAAAATGGCAAGGTCAGCCGTGCTTACTTGGGTATCCAAATGGTAACGGTTAATCCTAATGTGAAAAAACAAGTCAACCAAGACGCAAATTTAGGTATTCAAATCTCTGAAGATACAGGGGTATTGATTACTAGAGTTGTGGAAGATTCCCCTGCAGCAAGAGCGGGTGCTAAACGTGGTGATGTGATCGTCAAGTTTGATAATCAAGAGATTATCACAGCGGATCAAGTTACCCAACTAGTAGAAGATCGTGCTGTTGGTGACAAAATTCGGATGGAAGTGAAGCGAAACGGGCAAACCATATCGCTTAATGTCGAAGCGGCTCAATTTCCGCAAAAGTTCCCTAATTAA
- the cbiB gene encoding adenosylcobinamide-phosphate synthase CbiB has product MLELSPNFLILIFAAILDRLIGDPVNWLHPVQVMGWMISRFTNLVFIDDAATHKRIPRFLPLMMRIAGFVLGISMVVGSGAITWLMLFIASKIHTIFAIALSSILLAACFAGRSLREAAESVLKVLSTGNLEQARQELSRYVGRDTDDLSELEILRAVLETVTENAIDAVTSPLFYALVGSCLFPYGGVSLAIAYKASSTLDSMVGYREAPYSDLGWFSAKTDDVLTWLPCRLTVITLALVSGKPIAVWKICQRDAHQDPSPNSGWSECVYAAILQVQLGGENRYSGMVKYKPLLGDVIDEITTSKIQQALNLTRICFVLWLSLAVLFTDFPTFFSRYGLFFTIW; this is encoded by the coding sequence GTGCTAGAACTATCTCCTAATTTTCTAATTTTAATTTTTGCGGCAATTCTCGATCGCTTAATAGGTGATCCTGTGAATTGGTTACATCCAGTACAGGTGATGGGTTGGATGATTTCCCGATTTACTAATTTGGTCTTTATTGACGATGCTGCCACTCATAAGCGGATTCCTCGATTTTTGCCATTGATGATGAGAATTGCAGGATTTGTCTTAGGTATCAGTATGGTTGTAGGAAGCGGGGCAATAACTTGGCTGATGCTCTTCATTGCTTCCAAAATTCACACTATATTCGCGATCGCCCTATCCAGTATTTTATTAGCCGCCTGTTTTGCGGGGCGTAGCCTCCGTGAAGCTGCCGAATCCGTTTTAAAAGTATTGTCAACAGGAAATCTTGAGCAAGCTCGTCAAGAACTCAGTCGCTATGTGGGGCGCGATACTGATGACTTGTCAGAACTAGAGATTTTACGGGCGGTACTCGAGACTGTTACCGAAAATGCGATCGATGCTGTGACATCACCCTTGTTTTATGCCTTGGTTGGTTCCTGTTTATTTCCCTATGGTGGTGTTTCTCTGGCGATCGCTTACAAAGCATCTAGCACCCTTGACTCGATGGTAGGCTATCGTGAAGCACCCTATAGCGATTTAGGTTGGTTTAGCGCCAAAACTGATGATGTGTTGACTTGGCTGCCCTGTCGCCTAACTGTGATTACTCTAGCCCTAGTCTCTGGAAAACCAATTGCTGTGTGGAAAATTTGCCAACGCGATGCCCATCAAGATCCGAGTCCTAATTCGGGATGGAGTGAATGTGTTTATGCTGCCATTTTGCAAGTGCAATTGGGCGGCGAAAATCGTTATAGCGGGATGGTCAAGTACAAGCCCCTATTAGGCGATGTAATTGATGAGATCACAACGTCCAAAATTCAACAGGCGCTCAACTTAACGAGGATTTGTTTTGTGCTTTGGCTGAGTCTAGCGGTTCTATTTACTGACTTTCCGACATTCTTCAGCAGATATGGATTGTTTTTTACCATTTGGTAA
- a CDS encoding cobyric acid synthase: protein MKAISVLGTSSNAGKSWMVTALGAWLRRNGIKVAPFKAQNMSNNSYVTLEGGEIGRAQAVQAIACRIRPIAEMNPILLKPSGNGTSQLVLLGEARQHIAAVDYYRHIETLWETVRDTLEFWRDRCDVLLLEGAGSPVELNLMQRDLVNLRPIVYLQGRWLLVGDIEKGGVFAQIIGTHHLIPQSAKELGLGFIVNKFRGDLRLFSDAEKHFREHIPHLPYLGVLPYATELQPESEDSLCSEAESKGKGAKIAWIRFPHLSNSQDSQPWQLDSGIETVWVKTVAELENARIIVLPGSKNTLSDLQWLRTTGLDRAILKAHQQGIPIVGICGGYQMLGKYLCDREGIAGTSGEVAGLGLLPISTEFLASKQVRQVQAIWKSAKSSDQWMAYEIHMGVTKLIDGVELEQVKPLLQVLQTDSDRQYYDEGINGDRVWGTYLHGLFESAYARQSLTQLANISQHQPAAISWQEHQQNLYNCMADLLEEHLDLSIISRYL from the coding sequence ATGAAAGCCATCTCTGTTTTAGGAACTTCATCAAATGCTGGTAAAAGCTGGATGGTGACAGCGTTAGGGGCTTGGCTACGACGCAATGGTATAAAAGTTGCTCCCTTTAAAGCCCAAAATATGTCGAATAATTCCTATGTCACTTTAGAAGGTGGGGAAATTGGTCGAGCGCAAGCTGTGCAAGCGATCGCCTGTAGAATACGACCCATAGCCGAAATGAATCCGATTCTGTTAAAACCATCGGGAAATGGAACTTCGCAATTAGTGCTATTAGGAGAAGCGCGTCAACATATTGCTGCCGTTGATTATTATCGGCATATTGAAACTCTTTGGGAAACTGTGCGCGATACTCTCGAATTTTGGCGCGATCGCTGCGATGTTTTATTACTTGAAGGTGCAGGCAGCCCCGTGGAGCTAAATCTTATGCAGCGCGATCTCGTAAACTTACGACCGATTGTATATTTACAAGGAAGGTGGCTATTAGTTGGCGATATTGAAAAAGGGGGGGTATTCGCCCAGATTATTGGTACACATCACTTGATTCCTCAATCTGCGAAGGAATTAGGATTAGGGTTTATTGTCAATAAATTTCGGGGAGATTTGCGCCTTTTTAGCGATGCCGAAAAACACTTTCGTGAACATATACCACACTTGCCCTATTTGGGAGTTCTTCCCTATGCCACAGAACTCCAGCCTGAGAGTGAAGACAGCTTATGCAGTGAAGCGGAATCTAAAGGGAAAGGCGCAAAAATTGCATGGATTCGGTTTCCCCATTTATCGAATTCTCAAGACAGCCAACCTTGGCAATTAGATTCAGGAATTGAGACTGTTTGGGTAAAAACGGTTGCGGAACTAGAGAATGCGCGGATTATCGTACTCCCCGGGAGTAAGAATACTCTAAGCGATTTGCAATGGTTGCGAACTACGGGGTTAGATCGCGCAATTCTCAAAGCTCATCAACAGGGCATACCGATAGTCGGCATTTGCGGCGGCTATCAGATGTTAGGAAAATATCTCTGCGATCGCGAAGGTATTGCTGGTACATCAGGGGAAGTCGCAGGGCTAGGACTATTACCTATTAGTACAGAATTTCTCGCATCAAAGCAGGTGCGTCAAGTACAGGCAATTTGGAAATCAGCAAAATCTTCTGATCAATGGATGGCGTATGAAATCCATATGGGAGTGACTAAACTAATTGATGGCGTGGAACTCGAACAGGTAAAGCCTTTACTGCAAGTGCTACAAACAGATAGCGATCGCCAATATTACGATGAAGGGATCAATGGCGATCGCGTTTGGGGTACTTATTTACATGGTCTCTTTGAGTCAGCCTATGCTCGTCAATCCTTAACTCAATTAGCCAATATTTCGCAACATCAACCTGCTGCTATCTCTTGGCAAGAACATCAACAAAATCTCTATAACTGCATGGCAGATCTCCTAGAAGAACATCTAGATCTCTCGATAATTTCCCGCTATCTATAG